The following proteins come from a genomic window of Pyxidicoccus sp. MSG2:
- a CDS encoding VOC family protein, whose protein sequence is MSATAVGSSSTPRIASVGSVDLKLEAVVIPVSDFERAKQFYTGLGWRLDADFSKGNARVLQITPPGSPCSFQFGTNLTSAAPGSAQNLYLVVSDIEAARNELVGRGVQVSEVFHFSKGPGPFGDRVRGPAPEHQSYSSFASFSDPDGNTWLLQEVTARLPGRVDRSQMSFSSARDLASALRRAAAAHGEHEKRIGKADENWPDWYARYMTAEESGEGLPS, encoded by the coding sequence ATGAGTGCCACCGCCGTCGGTAGTTCCAGCACCCCCCGTATCGCGAGCGTCGGAAGCGTCGACCTGAAGCTCGAGGCGGTCGTCATTCCGGTCTCGGACTTCGAGCGCGCGAAGCAGTTCTATACGGGGCTCGGGTGGCGGCTCGACGCGGACTTCAGCAAGGGCAATGCCCGCGTGCTCCAGATCACCCCTCCGGGTTCCCCGTGCTCGTTCCAGTTCGGCACGAACCTCACGTCGGCCGCGCCCGGCTCGGCCCAGAACCTGTACCTGGTCGTCTCCGACATCGAGGCCGCGCGCAACGAGCTGGTGGGGCGCGGCGTCCAGGTGAGTGAGGTGTTCCACTTCTCCAAAGGCCCGGGGCCCTTCGGCGACAGGGTCCGTGGCCCCGCGCCTGAACACCAGAGCTATTCCTCGTTCGCGTCGTTCAGTGACCCGGACGGAAACACCTGGCTCTTGCAGGAGGTCACGGCCCGGCTCCCCGGGCGGGTGGACCGCTCCCAGATGTCGTTCAGCTCCGCAAGGGACCTGGCGAGCGCGCTCCGGCGTGCAGCGGCCGCCCACGGCGAGCACGAGAAGCGCATCGGCAAGGCCGACGAGAACTGGCCCGACTGGTACGCGCGGTACATGACGGCGGAGGAGTCCGGAGAGGGACTGCCGTCGTAA
- a CDS encoding RNA polymerase sigma factor — protein MRDENDKQFNELVADHLRLLRRRAANILGNEADAKDVVQHALKEAWVRLIHCQGAEAWRAFMVTAVVNGSISQLRHRDAEARKCGNVAWVLLSELDSEAPRDQDELWRYIEPEDVLEALAFIKPKLRAVYELRAQGLSYAEISSRLKLPSGTVANHLSRARDELFERLLPLATLRRDGPKPSS, from the coding sequence ATGCGTGACGAAAACGACAAGCAGTTCAACGAGCTCGTTGCCGACCACCTGCGGCTCCTTCGCAGGCGCGCGGCGAACATCCTGGGCAACGAAGCCGATGCCAAGGACGTGGTGCAGCACGCGCTGAAGGAGGCGTGGGTCCGGCTCATCCACTGTCAGGGCGCGGAGGCGTGGCGGGCCTTCATGGTGACCGCCGTCGTGAATGGCTCCATCAGCCAGCTCCGACACCGGGATGCCGAAGCGAGAAAGTGCGGGAACGTCGCCTGGGTGCTCCTGTCCGAGCTGGACTCCGAGGCGCCGCGGGACCAGGACGAGCTCTGGCGGTACATCGAGCCCGAGGACGTCCTGGAGGCCCTCGCGTTCATCAAGCCGAAGCTTCGCGCCGTCTACGAGCTGCGCGCACAGGGGCTCTCCTATGCGGAGATCAGCTCGCGGCTGAAGCTGCCCTCGGGGACCGTGGCGAACCACCTGAGCCGGGCCCGCGACGAGTTATTCGAGCGGCTGCTTCCCCTCGCCACCCTGCGGCGAGATGGGCCGAAGCCGTCCTCCTGA
- a CDS encoding VOC family protein: protein MEQPTRLTVRPQTLIAVRDVKASSAWYQTLLGVRSGGDPDHPHRLVYDRLLSGDTLVLQLHRWDAEEHPNLVEPDRAPHGHGVLLWFEVDDFDAAVDRARRLGARVIEEPHVNPAPQHREIWLQDPDGYVVVLASPDGEAAEA, encoded by the coding sequence ATGGAACAACCGACGCGACTGACGGTCAGGCCCCAGACGTTGATTGCGGTGCGGGACGTGAAGGCCAGCAGCGCCTGGTACCAGACCCTGCTGGGAGTACGCTCGGGGGGCGATCCAGACCATCCCCATCGTCTCGTCTATGACCGACTCCTGAGTGGGGACACCCTGGTCCTCCAGCTGCACCGCTGGGATGCCGAGGAGCACCCCAACCTGGTTGAGCCCGACCGGGCACCCCATGGCCATGGCGTGCTTCTCTGGTTCGAAGTCGATGACTTCGATGCTGCCGTGGACCGCGCCAGACGTCTGGGCGCTCGGGTCATCGAAGAGCCGCACGTCAACCCGGCTCCACAGCACCGGGAGATCTGGCTCCAGGACCCGGATGGCTATGTCGTCGTCCTCGCCAGTCCGGACGGAGAGGCCGCTGAGGCGTGA
- a CDS encoding LamG domain-containing protein translates to MECHPKKVSLLRTLAWSALGGALLTAAPVQAAPLCDGGEVIRRGTVIVGCRFPRWGANEQLQCNGAQTFLPNPGGTCYVCVDSVEGAVVSNPSRWAELNISGAPASFNCLGGYCTALPEEARGWYPLDESVGPTASDIVGLNPGRHVNGPVPVAGKVGNALRFDGIDDYVEAPSAPSNQLGTGDLSIEAWVRTSSANYIQMIVDKRDESSFPNIRGYGFYVIGGQLGLQLADGAGYSIYGTSGVSVSDGQWHLVAVTVDRDNPSGGRFWLDGALVGTFDPTVRPGSFDSTKPLRIGSRSTFVTGIFQGDIDEVSLHGRALLPAELAAHYQTGAAGRCRPACIPTNLSMNAWYPLDEIVGPTASDIIAWNPGRHVNGPVPVVGKVGNALRFDGINDYVEAPSAPTNQMGSGDLSIDAWVRTSQISDVQMIVDKREETVSSNVRGYGFYLYNRQLGFQLADGAGYSIYGTSGVNVSDGRWHHVAVTVDRDNASGGRFWLDGVLVGTFDPRVRPGSLDSTRPLRIGSRSTYVTGIFNGDIDEVAMHNRVLTPADISAIHQAGRGGRCK, encoded by the coding sequence ATGGAGTGTCATCCGAAGAAGGTGTCGTTGCTGCGGACCCTGGCATGGAGTGCCCTGGGGGGTGCCCTGCTGACCGCGGCGCCCGTGCAAGCCGCCCCGCTTTGTGACGGTGGAGAGGTCATCCGGCGCGGGACGGTCATCGTGGGGTGCCGGTTCCCGAGATGGGGCGCCAATGAACAGCTTCAGTGCAACGGCGCGCAGACGTTCCTGCCCAATCCGGGCGGCACCTGCTACGTGTGCGTGGATTCCGTGGAGGGGGCCGTCGTCAGCAACCCGTCGCGCTGGGCGGAGCTGAACATCTCCGGCGCTCCCGCGAGCTTCAATTGCCTCGGGGGGTACTGCACGGCACTCCCGGAGGAGGCACGCGGCTGGTACCCGCTCGATGAGAGCGTGGGCCCCACCGCGTCGGACATCGTGGGTTTGAACCCCGGCCGCCACGTCAATGGCCCCGTCCCGGTGGCAGGCAAGGTGGGCAACGCGCTGCGCTTCGACGGCATCGATGACTACGTCGAGGCGCCCAGCGCTCCCTCCAACCAGCTGGGCACGGGTGACCTGTCGATTGAAGCCTGGGTGCGTACGAGCAGTGCCAACTACATCCAGATGATTGTCGACAAGCGGGATGAGTCCTCGTTCCCCAACATCCGCGGCTACGGCTTCTACGTCATCGGAGGGCAGCTTGGCCTCCAGCTCGCCGATGGTGCCGGTTATTCCATCTACGGCACGTCCGGCGTCTCCGTCTCCGACGGCCAGTGGCACCTGGTGGCGGTGACGGTCGACCGGGACAACCCCTCGGGTGGCCGGTTCTGGCTCGATGGCGCCCTGGTTGGCACGTTCGACCCGACGGTGCGCCCCGGCTCGTTCGACTCCACGAAGCCGCTTCGCATCGGGAGCCGCTCCACCTTCGTCACCGGCATCTTCCAGGGAGACATCGACGAGGTGTCCCTGCATGGCCGCGCGCTGCTACCCGCGGAGCTCGCCGCGCACTACCAGACCGGCGCGGCAGGTCGGTGCCGGCCCGCGTGCATCCCGACGAACCTGTCCATGAACGCCTGGTATCCGCTCGATGAGATCGTGGGCCCCACCGCGTCGGACATCATCGCCTGGAATCCCGGTCGGCATGTCAACGGCCCCGTTCCGGTGGTGGGCAAGGTGGGCAACGCGTTGCGCTTCGACGGCATCAATGACTACGTCGAGGCGCCCAGTGCTCCCACCAATCAGATGGGCAGTGGCGACCTGTCGATTGATGCCTGGGTGCGCACGAGCCAGATCAGCGATGTCCAGATGATTGTCGACAAGCGGGAGGAGACCGTGTCCTCCAACGTGCGCGGCTACGGCTTCTACCTCTACAACAGGCAGCTCGGCTTCCAGCTCGCCGACGGCGCCGGCTATTCCATCTACGGCACGTCCGGCGTCAACGTCTCCGACGGACGGTGGCACCATGTGGCGGTGACGGTCGACCGGGACAACGCCTCGGGTGGCCGGTTCTGGCTCGACGGCGTCCTGGTTGGCACGTTCGACCCGAGGGTACGCCCCGGCTCACTCGACTCCACGAGGCCGCTGCGCATCGGCAGCCGATCCACCTACGTCACCGGCATCTTCAACGGGGACATTGACGAGGTGGCCATGCACAACCGCGTGCTGACGCCCGCTGACATCAGCGCCATCCATCAAGCGGGCCGGGGCGGCAGGTGTAAGTAG
- a CDS encoding DUF4214 domain-containing protein, translating into MRLSTLAVLILGALPTQAIAGPENVPAQYIAKIYTEALGRAPDQESWNAVTNPFLSGCTAAQLKSLGKSIYTSSEYAGLNYSHAAKLITLYRGALNREPDSAGFNVYHQQLTAGTPWTTVVDTIFESSEFAGKVSSYCATRSGWNSNPVLTVPTEGVADFAGGTGAQLQLLLNSKAQSGGGIVTLSRRAVVRVSETLSVPSNVVLMTVEAPPARRYAEMGRIVRAAGFNAPLVSVAARAVLKNVWVDGRRPEFGYILPPSGIRDANAPNILAFCDSTISSNRFGDSSGGLNLYVAGASQVGTYSSCAEDFTADITQNLVTAYASPDNSYTQDGISVAYHNAQITQNTLVDLTDVAIVLYRPEGNLAQHSRIANNTVFSAGNAAGGGIVLDPLPAPTPGQRVFYSFAGTRVEYNTIWTSARGYIKVALSVGTRPWFGDYANYGSGAVVQYNGTGSSSLVTNSNILIAASGMSDPTTIEGNAFYGTPFARPPGVDPRSCPVAGAAKDLNPAYSPSTLQGGAYTVATFPPDGCVPPFPWPPPWL; encoded by the coding sequence ATGCGGCTATCCACCCTCGCTGTCCTCATCCTCGGCGCACTTCCCACGCAGGCCATCGCAGGCCCGGAGAACGTTCCGGCCCAGTACATCGCCAAGATATACACGGAGGCCCTGGGCCGAGCCCCGGATCAAGAATCATGGAACGCGGTGACGAATCCGTTCCTGAGCGGCTGCACGGCGGCGCAGCTGAAGAGCCTGGGCAAGTCCATCTACACCTCCAGCGAATACGCGGGGCTCAACTACAGCCACGCCGCGAAGCTCATCACCCTCTATCGCGGCGCCTTGAATCGCGAGCCGGACAGCGCGGGCTTCAACGTCTACCACCAGCAGCTCACCGCCGGGACGCCCTGGACCACCGTGGTCGACACGATCTTCGAGAGCTCCGAGTTCGCGGGGAAGGTCAGCAGCTACTGCGCGACACGCTCCGGGTGGAACTCCAACCCCGTGCTCACCGTGCCGACCGAGGGGGTGGCGGACTTCGCGGGAGGCACCGGCGCCCAACTCCAGCTCCTCCTGAACAGCAAGGCGCAGAGCGGTGGAGGGATCGTCACCTTGAGCCGCCGCGCGGTCGTCCGGGTCTCGGAAACGCTGAGTGTTCCGAGCAACGTGGTCTTGATGACGGTGGAAGCCCCCCCAGCTCGCCGCTATGCGGAGATGGGACGCATCGTGCGGGCCGCTGGCTTCAACGCGCCTCTCGTGTCCGTCGCGGCCCGAGCCGTGCTCAAGAACGTATGGGTGGACGGCCGGCGGCCGGAATTCGGCTACATCCTCCCTCCGAGCGGCATCCGGGACGCCAACGCACCGAACATCCTGGCCTTCTGTGATTCGACCATCAGTTCCAACCGTTTCGGAGATTCATCGGGCGGACTGAACCTGTATGTCGCGGGGGCCTCGCAAGTCGGCACCTACTCCTCCTGCGCGGAGGATTTCACCGCCGACATCACGCAGAACCTCGTCACGGCGTATGCCAGCCCGGACAACAGCTACACGCAGGATGGCATCAGCGTCGCCTACCACAACGCGCAGATCACCCAGAACACCCTGGTGGACCTGACGGACGTGGCCATCGTGCTCTATCGACCCGAGGGAAACCTGGCCCAACACTCGCGGATCGCCAACAACACTGTCTTCAGTGCGGGCAACGCCGCTGGAGGCGGGATCGTCCTGGATCCGCTCCCGGCCCCCACCCCCGGCCAGCGGGTCTTCTACTCGTTCGCGGGCACGCGGGTCGAATACAACACGATCTGGACCAGTGCGCGGGGCTACATCAAGGTCGCGCTCTCGGTCGGCACGCGCCCGTGGTTTGGGGATTACGCGAACTACGGCAGCGGCGCGGTCGTCCAGTACAACGGCACGGGCAGCTCATCGCTGGTCACCAACTCCAACATCCTCATCGCCGCGAGCGGCATGAGCGACCCGACCACCATCGAAGGCAATGCCTTCTATGGCACTCCCTTCGCGCGGCCACCGGGCGTCGATCCCCGATCCTGCCCCGTGGCGGGCGCGGCGAAGGACCTCAACCCCGCGTACTCACCCAGCACCCTGCAAGGGGGCGCGTATACGGTGGCCACCTTTCCTCCTGACGGTTGCGTGCCGCCGTTCCCGTGGCCGCCGCCCTGGCTCTGA
- a CDS encoding HmuY family protein, protein MRTHEETMTRHSGQQGLWVLAAVVVALMLMVNCDSSDDDPVPDAGVADAGTDAGTQCLNEVSCKDQSIDKLTLLTTVSTGEVREEQAAQGEFRTYIDARAGGLTPTMSYTYARFTPQGLAQVSVDDQAALARTDWDIAFRRYYIRVNSGTSGPSCVSVATTPEGTTFESVTAVASTWEFKTEAWYDPACTFSPDDSGLNGPLMRLSTFWTYTSCVQMTGDVFVIRLADGRHVKLEVTGYYDPTPQQVCNETGSVPQPSGSGQLRVRWAFLP, encoded by the coding sequence ATGAGAACGCATGAAGAGACGATGACGAGGCACTCCGGACAGCAGGGCCTCTGGGTGCTTGCCGCCGTGGTGGTGGCGCTGATGTTGATGGTGAACTGCGACTCGTCTGACGATGACCCGGTGCCGGATGCCGGCGTGGCGGACGCGGGGACCGATGCAGGCACGCAGTGTCTGAACGAGGTGTCGTGCAAGGACCAGAGCATCGACAAGCTCACCCTGCTCACCACCGTGTCCACGGGCGAGGTGCGTGAGGAGCAGGCGGCGCAGGGCGAGTTCCGCACGTACATCGACGCGCGCGCGGGCGGCCTCACGCCGACCATGTCCTATACCTATGCCCGCTTCACGCCGCAGGGCCTGGCCCAGGTCTCGGTGGATGACCAGGCGGCGCTGGCGCGGACGGACTGGGACATCGCCTTCCGTCGCTACTACATCCGCGTGAACAGCGGCACGTCCGGTCCGTCCTGTGTCTCGGTGGCGACCACACCGGAAGGCACCACGTTCGAGTCGGTGACGGCCGTGGCCTCCACCTGGGAGTTCAAGACGGAGGCCTGGTACGACCCGGCCTGCACGTTCAGCCCTGACGACTCGGGGCTCAACGGGCCCCTCATGAGGTTGAGCACCTTCTGGACGTACACCTCCTGCGTGCAGATGACCGGGGACGTCTTCGTCATCCGCCTGGCGGATGGCCGGCACGTGAAGCTGGAGGTCACGGGCTACTACGACCCGACACCGCAGCAGGTCTGCAACGAGACGGGCAGCGTGCCCCAGCCGAGTGGCTCCGGGCAGCTTCGCGTCAGGTGGGCCTTCCTGCCATGA
- a CDS encoding AAA family ATPase, translated as MSQLLGPQGQRVRLERRAAVLLAYLELEGPSPKFPVACLLWPDSPPATVRNNMRQLLRRLRLASGGVELVEADSERLALSPLLGLDLASLKSAATASSPARAIEAPWPGGGGPLLAGFDFDDCEELARWLDGARAAVEGWVRKAREAQIQRHLADSDWSPALALAQEWVQQEPESEQAGRHLIRLHYLQGDRVAALAAFERLRATLSHDLGVAPMPDTLALVRHIEKGTQVAQPALVARPSLPLTVLRPPVLAGRESAWQQLLAGFEAGQVILISGEPGSGKSRLAEEFAAAHGRWTRSESRPGDPDVPYSSQARAFRAQLARRPDLKLPDRLRAELSRFIPELGDSRPVPPLASEADKLRFFEAHAEALALVLEGERVVVADDVQYWDKASTLLSMYAWTRMIAAGAHAVRLPCFIQCYRRGELLPFSEANIRKLVDVGMGRVIELGPLSVGSVRQLLAGLELPGAEAHTEALVRYTGGNPLYIVETLKHLIETDSLHKDWPRRLPPPGRVGPLIQRRLERLSPLALQIAQLAARAGSHFRAARVPEALEVSATSVHAALSELESMQLLVGERFSHDLVLEAVQATIGKATGRLLHGRLAAVFERDGAPANLLAHHWLEAGQEVRALPYLHAAANADEELLLLDEAAEHHARAAAVLEAAGRHEEAASARVAEIRVRARQQAPAADEAPATRPG; from the coding sequence ATGTCTCAGTTGCTGGGGCCCCAGGGACAACGGGTGAGGTTGGAGCGACGGGCCGCGGTGCTGCTGGCCTATCTGGAGTTGGAGGGCCCCTCGCCCAAGTTCCCCGTCGCGTGTCTGCTGTGGCCCGACTCGCCTCCCGCCACCGTCCGCAACAACATGCGCCAGCTCCTGCGCCGCCTGCGACTTGCCTCGGGGGGCGTGGAGCTGGTGGAGGCCGACTCCGAGCGCCTCGCGCTGTCGCCCCTGCTGGGTCTGGACCTCGCGAGCCTGAAGTCCGCCGCCACGGCGAGCAGTCCCGCGCGCGCGATTGAAGCCCCGTGGCCCGGGGGTGGAGGGCCGCTGCTGGCCGGATTCGACTTCGATGACTGTGAGGAGCTGGCGCGCTGGCTGGATGGCGCCCGCGCCGCCGTGGAGGGCTGGGTTCGCAAGGCGCGCGAAGCACAAATCCAGCGCCACCTGGCCGACAGCGACTGGTCGCCCGCGCTCGCCCTGGCGCAGGAGTGGGTCCAGCAGGAGCCCGAGTCCGAGCAGGCCGGCCGTCACCTCATCCGCCTGCACTACCTCCAGGGAGACCGTGTCGCGGCGCTCGCGGCCTTCGAGCGGCTGCGGGCCACGCTCTCCCATGACCTGGGTGTCGCTCCAATGCCAGACACCCTGGCGCTGGTCCGGCACATCGAGAAGGGCACCCAGGTAGCGCAGCCCGCTCTCGTCGCCCGCCCCTCGCTGCCCCTGACGGTGCTGCGTCCTCCGGTACTGGCGGGACGAGAGTCGGCCTGGCAGCAGCTGCTGGCGGGCTTCGAGGCGGGTCAGGTCATCCTCATCTCGGGCGAGCCGGGCTCGGGCAAGTCGCGGCTCGCCGAGGAGTTCGCGGCGGCCCACGGCCGGTGGACGCGCAGCGAGTCCCGGCCTGGAGACCCGGACGTCCCCTACTCCTCGCAGGCGCGGGCGTTCCGGGCCCAGCTGGCCCGGCGGCCCGACTTGAAGCTGCCGGACCGCCTGCGGGCGGAACTGTCGCGCTTCATTCCCGAGCTTGGCGACTCGCGGCCGGTGCCTCCCCTGGCGTCCGAGGCCGACAAGCTGCGCTTCTTCGAGGCACACGCGGAAGCACTGGCCCTGGTGCTCGAGGGAGAGCGCGTGGTCGTCGCGGATGATGTGCAGTACTGGGACAAGGCCAGCACCCTGCTGTCGATGTACGCCTGGACCCGGATGATTGCCGCCGGGGCCCACGCGGTCCGCCTGCCGTGCTTCATCCAATGCTATCGCCGGGGTGAGCTCCTCCCCTTCTCCGAGGCCAACATCCGCAAGCTCGTGGACGTGGGGATGGGGCGCGTCATCGAGCTGGGACCGCTCTCCGTCGGCAGCGTGCGCCAGTTGCTGGCGGGGCTGGAGCTGCCCGGCGCCGAGGCCCACACGGAGGCGCTGGTCCGCTACACGGGAGGCAACCCCCTCTACATCGTCGAGACGCTCAAGCACCTCATCGAGACGGACTCGCTCCACAAGGACTGGCCGCGGCGATTGCCACCGCCGGGGCGGGTGGGCCCGCTCATCCAACGCCGGTTGGAGCGGCTCTCGCCGCTGGCCCTGCAGATTGCGCAGCTCGCCGCGAGGGCGGGCTCCCACTTTCGCGCCGCGCGCGTGCCCGAGGCGCTGGAGGTGAGCGCCACCTCGGTTCACGCGGCGCTCTCCGAGTTGGAGTCCATGCAGCTGCTGGTGGGGGAGCGCTTCAGCCATGACCTGGTGCTGGAGGCGGTACAGGCCACCATCGGCAAGGCCACGGGCCGCCTGCTGCATGGCCGGCTCGCGGCCGTATTCGAGCGTGACGGCGCGCCGGCCAACCTCCTGGCCCACCACTGGCTGGAGGCGGGACAGGAGGTCCGGGCCCTTCCCTACCTGCATGCGGCCGCGAACGCGGACGAAGAACTGCTGCTCCTGGACGAGGCCGCGGAGCACCATGCTCGCGCGGCGGCCGTCCTGGAGGCGGCGGGTCGGCACGAGGAGGCCGCCAGCGCCCGCGTCGCGGAGATCCGGGTGCGTGCGAGGCAGCAGGCTCCCGCGGCGGATGAAGCACCAGCGACCCGGCCCGGTTGA
- a CDS encoding alkaline phosphatase D family protein, whose translation MAALLSLYAGGILIPGVAPAGIVCPPQARYQSTLLTPTTGGGTNVAGDRFGGAVAWGDFNHDGYQDLAVGAPDDEVGTARSGAVFVFPGSSTGLGTGTVLTQSLGGGSNEAGDRFGFSLATGDFNCDGYADLAVGAPLEDRGDTNDGVVYVFLGSAAGLHWGTYKDQEALGGVMQANDQLGYALAVGDFNHDNCADLAASAPNEDGAGMVFLLRGSTSGLQAWSIKGQPQGGGSNTDGDRFGHALAAGDFNGDGYDDLFIGTPYEDLGDATDSGAVFLFKGSGTGLTTGSWFSQTQGGGTDESGDHFGAALTMGDFNKDQKADLVVGAPDEAPGGFPRGGSIFVFPGTAGSLTGYWRSQENSGGDPVELSDGFGRALAAGDVDADGYDDLVVGAPNESPTGSVNSGAVFLYAGTPGNLQTGRRLTQQELGSANEPGDAFGAALAIGDSNADGRGDVAVGVPGEAPYSDPASGMVGVYRGLVPGLALGPVLASVTDSSVKVWARGHSARTLRVQYKPASSNIWLTSAEAVFDVNKDFTAVVTLTGLAANTAYDYRPVVDCEVDSQSQATVGTLRTPGTAGTFRFAFGADISAGWIYEPDPAKHAQVEIFDKLAAKNSDFTLFIGDLVYADAGTVASTYPQYLAKYRQNWAQSSLRSLMRQSPMFMMWDDHEIQNDWDNGKTGKYVPARAAYEAYVASQAPTPRTAGELYYAFRVGQADFYVLDTRSFRTQNTPTNDVGETMLGATQKADLKAWLSASTAKFKFLVSSVPWNDFGTTGSDAWGGFKAERAEIFNYIKNNDIRGVVLLSGDQHWSGAFKLNDIAPYNLYEFMPTPVATHRRVAPTTSDAQVLFLYDTTPVYGVFDVNTSVSPATLTVRYYDSNDVVRYGPVTLTENSISP comes from the coding sequence GTGGCGGCCCTGCTGTCCCTGTACGCCGGAGGAATCCTCATTCCTGGCGTGGCGCCCGCGGGCATCGTCTGTCCGCCGCAGGCCCGCTACCAGTCCACCCTGCTCACGCCAACCACCGGAGGAGGCACCAACGTGGCGGGGGACCGGTTCGGAGGCGCCGTCGCGTGGGGGGACTTCAACCACGACGGATACCAGGACCTCGCGGTCGGCGCCCCCGACGACGAGGTGGGCACGGCGCGCTCCGGGGCGGTGTTCGTGTTCCCGGGCTCGTCCACGGGCCTGGGGACGGGCACCGTGCTCACGCAGTCCCTGGGCGGCGGGAGCAACGAGGCGGGAGACCGGTTCGGCTTCTCGCTGGCCACCGGAGACTTCAACTGCGACGGCTATGCCGACCTGGCGGTGGGCGCCCCCCTGGAGGACCGGGGCGACACCAACGACGGCGTCGTCTACGTCTTCCTCGGCTCGGCGGCCGGGCTGCACTGGGGCACCTACAAGGACCAGGAGGCCCTCGGCGGCGTGATGCAGGCGAACGACCAGCTCGGCTACGCGCTGGCGGTGGGAGACTTCAACCACGACAACTGTGCTGACCTGGCCGCATCCGCTCCCAACGAGGACGGCGCGGGCATGGTCTTCCTCCTCCGAGGCTCCACCTCCGGACTCCAAGCGTGGTCCATCAAGGGCCAGCCGCAGGGCGGTGGAAGCAACACGGACGGGGACCGCTTCGGCCACGCGCTGGCGGCGGGGGACTTCAACGGCGACGGGTACGACGACCTCTTCATCGGCACGCCGTACGAAGACCTGGGAGATGCCACCGACAGCGGCGCGGTGTTCCTCTTCAAGGGGAGCGGCACCGGACTCACCACGGGGAGCTGGTTCTCGCAGACGCAGGGCGGCGGAACTGATGAATCGGGGGACCACTTCGGCGCCGCGCTGACGATGGGCGACTTCAACAAGGACCAGAAGGCCGACCTCGTCGTGGGCGCACCCGATGAGGCCCCCGGAGGATTTCCTCGCGGCGGTAGCATCTTCGTCTTCCCCGGCACGGCGGGCAGCCTCACGGGCTACTGGCGCTCGCAGGAGAACAGCGGTGGCGACCCGGTCGAGCTGTCGGATGGCTTCGGCAGGGCGCTGGCGGCCGGAGACGTGGACGCCGATGGCTATGACGACCTCGTCGTGGGTGCCCCCAACGAGTCGCCCACGGGCAGCGTCAACTCCGGGGCTGTCTTCCTCTACGCGGGGACGCCGGGAAATCTGCAGACGGGCCGCCGCCTGACGCAGCAGGAGCTGGGGTCGGCCAACGAGCCCGGGGACGCGTTCGGCGCCGCGCTCGCCATCGGTGACTCCAATGCGGATGGCCGGGGCGACGTGGCGGTGGGCGTGCCCGGCGAGGCGCCCTACTCGGACCCCGCGTCGGGCATGGTCGGCGTGTACCGGGGGCTCGTGCCGGGGCTGGCCCTGGGGCCGGTGCTGGCATCGGTGACGGACAGCTCGGTGAAGGTCTGGGCACGCGGCCATTCCGCGCGCACCCTCCGGGTGCAGTACAAGCCGGCGTCGAGCAACATCTGGCTCACCAGCGCCGAGGCCGTCTTCGACGTGAACAAGGACTTCACCGCCGTGGTGACGCTCACCGGGCTCGCGGCGAACACGGCCTATGACTACCGGCCGGTGGTGGACTGCGAGGTGGACTCGCAGTCCCAGGCCACGGTGGGGACGCTGAGGACGCCGGGCACGGCGGGCACCTTCCGCTTCGCCTTCGGCGCGGACATCTCCGCCGGCTGGATCTACGAGCCGGACCCGGCGAAGCACGCCCAGGTGGAGATCTTCGACAAGCTCGCCGCGAAGAACTCCGACTTCACGCTGTTCATCGGCGACCTGGTGTACGCGGACGCGGGCACGGTGGCCTCGACGTACCCGCAGTACCTGGCGAAGTACCGGCAGAACTGGGCGCAGTCCTCGCTCCGCTCCCTGATGCGGCAGAGCCCCATGTTCATGATGTGGGATGACCACGAAATCCAGAACGACTGGGACAACGGCAAGACGGGCAAGTACGTCCCGGCGCGCGCCGCGTATGAGGCCTACGTCGCCAGCCAGGCGCCGACGCCGCGGACGGCCGGCGAGCTGTACTACGCGTTCCGGGTAGGACAGGCGGACTTCTACGTGCTCGACACGCGCAGCTTCCGGACCCAGAACACGCCCACCAACGACGTGGGCGAGACGATGCTCGGGGCGACGCAGAAGGCGGACCTGAAGGCGTGGCTCTCCGCCTCGACGGCGAAGTTCAAGTTCCTGGTGTCCTCCGTGCCGTGGAACGACTTCGGCACGACGGGCAGCGACGCGTGGGGAGGCTTCAAGGCCGAGCGTGCCGAGATCTTCAACTACATCAAGAACAACGACATCCGTGGGGTGGTGCTGCTGTCGGGAGACCAGCACTGGTCGGGCGCGTTCAAGCTGAATGACATCGCGCCGTACAACCTCTACGAGTTCATGCCCACCCCGGTGGCCACGCACCGCCGCGTGGCACCCACCACGTCGGACGCGCAGGTGCTCTTCCTGTACGACACAACGCCCGTGTACGGCGTCTTCGACGTGAATACGTCCGTGAGCCCGGCCACGCTGACCGTGCGGTACTACGACTCCAACGACGTGGTGCGCTACGGCCCGGTGACGCTCACGGAGAACAGCATCTCCCCATGA